A single window of Halobacterium jilantaiense DNA harbors:
- a CDS encoding DUF373 family protein produces MLLVLCVDLDDDLGRKTGVPTPVVGRNEVEHAAVSLAEADPEDSDVNVLFEGVHLYDQYSTEEDVEVAAVTGVERGDVAANRKVGREVDEVLAGLSTDDPVNAVVVTDGAQDESVVPVIRSRVPIEAVKRVVVRQAQDLESMYYTLKQVMNDPETRGTILVPLGILLLIYPLAVLADVLGLPGAVLGVSSAAVGLYALFRGLGLERVVDQAVGRVRESLYTGRVTLITYVVAAALLVIGGVEGVGQLEAVRAQTGVDLGPSTVVAALTYGAVRWFAAAGLTTSLGQVTDEYLAERFRWRYLNAPFYVLSIAAVLHMLSAFFLDYVTLTELAAVLTAGTLVSVLSTLAFAVVESWRGGSDADADAA; encoded by the coding sequence ATGCTGCTGGTCCTCTGCGTGGACCTCGACGACGACCTCGGGCGGAAAACCGGCGTGCCGACGCCCGTGGTCGGCCGCAACGAGGTCGAACACGCTGCGGTGTCGCTGGCCGAAGCCGACCCCGAAGACAGCGACGTGAACGTCCTCTTCGAGGGCGTCCACCTCTACGACCAGTACAGCACCGAGGAGGACGTAGAGGTGGCGGCGGTGACGGGCGTCGAACGCGGCGACGTCGCCGCCAACCGCAAGGTCGGCCGGGAGGTCGACGAGGTGCTCGCCGGGCTGTCGACGGACGACCCCGTGAATGCGGTGGTCGTGACGGACGGCGCACAGGACGAGTCCGTGGTGCCCGTCATCCGCTCGCGGGTCCCAATCGAGGCGGTCAAGCGCGTCGTCGTCCGGCAGGCACAGGACCTGGAGTCGATGTACTACACGCTCAAGCAGGTGATGAACGACCCCGAGACGCGGGGAACGATTCTGGTGCCGCTTGGCATCCTCCTGCTCATCTACCCGCTGGCGGTGCTCGCGGACGTGCTCGGACTACCCGGGGCCGTCCTCGGCGTCTCCTCCGCGGCGGTCGGGCTCTACGCGCTCTTCCGGGGACTGGGCCTGGAGCGCGTCGTCGACCAGGCCGTCGGCCGGGTGCGGGAGAGCCTCTACACGGGCCGCGTGACTCTCATCACGTACGTCGTCGCGGCCGCGCTGCTCGTCATCGGCGGCGTCGAGGGCGTCGGCCAACTGGAGGCCGTGCGCGCCCAGACCGGCGTCGACCTCGGCCCGTCGACGGTCGTGGCGGCGCTCACGTACGGCGCAGTCCGGTGGTTCGCGGCCGCCGGCCTCACCACCAGCCTCGGCCAGGTGACGGACGAGTACCTCGCCGAACGCTTCCGGTGGCGGTACCTGAACGCGCCGTTCTACGTGCTCTCCATCGCCGCAGTCCTGCACATGCTGTCGGCGTTCTTCCTCGACTACGTCACGCTCACCGAACTCGCCGCG